The Aggregatilinea lenta genome includes a region encoding these proteins:
- a CDS encoding HAD family hydrolase, with protein sequence MIRGVIFDFDGLVMDTEMPDYQAWCEVYDQYDAELPMEEWMKCVGTYAEAFDACEYLEAAIGRSLEDRKGIQDAVHRRRLEIIAAQQVLPGVENYLSEARRLGLKIAVASSSTHTWVDAHLERLGLLDTFDCVRCREDVEVIKPDPALYLAALDGLGLTADEAFALEDSASGVLAAKRAGLYCVAVPNTVTRLMDLSHADRIIDSMAGVPFEDLLASLPV encoded by the coding sequence CAGGCGTGGTGCGAGGTCTACGACCAGTACGACGCCGAACTGCCGATGGAAGAGTGGATGAAGTGCGTTGGCACGTACGCCGAGGCGTTCGATGCCTGCGAGTATCTGGAAGCGGCGATTGGCCGTTCCCTGGAAGACCGTAAAGGCATCCAAGATGCCGTGCACCGGCGCCGCCTGGAGATCATCGCCGCGCAGCAGGTGCTGCCCGGTGTGGAGAACTACCTGAGCGAGGCGCGTCGCCTGGGGCTGAAGATCGCCGTCGCGTCCAGCTCGACGCACACCTGGGTCGATGCGCACCTGGAACGCCTCGGCCTGTTGGACACGTTCGACTGCGTGCGGTGCCGCGAAGACGTCGAGGTCATCAAGCCGGACCCGGCGCTATATCTGGCCGCGCTGGACGGTCTGGGCCTGACCGCCGACGAAGCTTTCGCGCTGGAAGACTCGGCCAGCGGCGTCCTGGCGGCCAAGCGCGCCGGGCTGTACTGCGTCGCGGTACCCAATACGGTAACGCGTTTGATGGACCTCTCGCACGCGGATCGTATCATCGACTCGATGGCCGGCGTGCCGTTCGAGGATCTGCTGGCGTCGCTGCCTGTTTGA
- the nagA gene encoding N-acetylglucosamine-6-phosphate deacetylase, producing MLFHNAQVMAPTGRLPKGWLLVDGTRIAAMGAGDPPEFSDHESIDAQGLTLLPGFVDIHVHGGGGAEAMDATPDALRTMARLYAQHGVTAFTATTWTDSDARITAALEVILEVQGRQPDGATLLGAYLEGPYLNPIRCGAQSTVHIRTAPRDEATAYLDMGVIRLVALAPEFEENGWLIEECVRRGITVSAAHTAATYDQMVAAVARGLTHATHSYNAMTGLHHREPGTLGAVMALPEIRAELIADNIHVHPASMRILYKAKGPDGLVLITDAMRGAGMPEGEYPIDERTVIVKDGAVRLPDGTLAGSILSLDRALHNLMQATGESLDVLWPTSSLNAARQIHVADRKSSLEVGKDADLVLVDADVNVRLTVAEGTVVHRAEI from the coding sequence ATGCTTTTCCATAATGCCCAGGTGATGGCACCGACCGGGCGGCTGCCGAAAGGCTGGCTGCTGGTCGACGGAACGCGGATTGCGGCGATGGGCGCGGGCGATCCGCCGGAGTTTTCAGATCACGAGTCCATTGACGCGCAGGGCCTGACCCTGCTGCCCGGCTTCGTGGACATCCACGTGCACGGCGGCGGCGGCGCGGAGGCGATGGACGCCACGCCGGACGCGCTGCGCACGATGGCGCGGCTCTACGCGCAGCACGGCGTCACGGCCTTCACTGCGACGACATGGACCGACTCCGATGCACGCATCACCGCCGCGCTGGAAGTCATCCTCGAAGTGCAGGGACGCCAGCCGGACGGCGCGACGCTGCTTGGCGCGTATCTCGAAGGTCCGTACCTCAACCCGATCCGCTGCGGCGCGCAGAGCACGGTGCACATTCGCACCGCGCCGCGCGACGAAGCGACCGCGTACCTGGATATGGGCGTGATCCGGCTGGTCGCGCTCGCGCCGGAATTCGAGGAAAACGGCTGGCTGATCGAAGAATGCGTCCGGCGTGGGATCACCGTCTCGGCGGCGCACACGGCGGCAACGTACGATCAGATGGTCGCAGCGGTGGCGCGCGGCCTGACGCACGCCACGCACAGTTACAACGCGATGACCGGGCTGCACCACCGTGAGCCGGGCACACTGGGTGCAGTGATGGCCCTGCCGGAGATTCGCGCGGAGTTGATCGCGGACAACATCCACGTGCATCCTGCCTCGATGCGCATCCTGTACAAAGCGAAGGGGCCGGATGGTTTGGTGCTGATCACGGACGCAATGCGCGGCGCGGGTATGCCGGAGGGCGAATATCCGATCGATGAGCGCACGGTGATCGTTAAGGACGGTGCGGTGCGCCTGCCCGATGGTACGCTGGCGGGCAGCATCTTGAGCCTGGATCGTGCGCTGCACAACCTGATGCAGGCCACGGGCGAGTCGCTGGACGTGCTGTGGCCCACGAGCAGCCTGAACGCCGCGCGCCAGATCCACGTCGCGGATCGCAAGAGCAGCCTGGAAGTCGGCAAGGATGCCGACCTCGTGCTGGTCGATGCGGACGTAAACGTGCGGCTGACGGTCGCGGAAGGCACCGTCGTGCACCGCGCGGAGATTTAG
- a CDS encoding 2-hydroxyacid dehydrogenase, whose product MTKPTVYVTRRIPDEGLDLLRETCEVRVWEGSLPPAREVLLREVADAAGVLTMLSDRVDAAFFDAAPTLQVVSNYAVGFDNIDVPEATRRGIPVGNTPGVLTGTTADLAFALLMAAARRIVEGAQYVQSGAWKTWGPMTLLGQDVHGATLGIVGMGRIGQAMARRGRGFDMRVLYSGGQPDEQMEAEQVELDDLLRQSDFVSLHVPLTPKTRGLIGARELALMKPTAILINTARGPIVDSAALHDALANGTIAYAALDVTDPEPIPPDDPLLALDNCLIIPHLGSASHATRGKMARMAAENLLAGLRGERLPTCVNPGVYGDQARAACDD is encoded by the coding sequence ATGACGAAACCGACCGTGTACGTGACGCGCCGCATCCCCGACGAGGGGCTGGACCTGCTGCGCGAAACCTGCGAAGTGCGCGTGTGGGAAGGATCGCTGCCGCCTGCGCGCGAGGTGCTGTTGCGTGAGGTGGCGGATGCGGCGGGCGTGCTGACCATGCTCTCGGATCGCGTGGATGCGGCGTTCTTTGATGCGGCTCCCACGCTGCAAGTTGTCAGTAACTACGCGGTTGGCTTCGACAACATCGACGTGCCGGAAGCCACACGGCGCGGGATTCCGGTGGGCAACACGCCCGGCGTGCTGACCGGCACCACCGCCGATCTGGCCTTCGCGCTGCTGATGGCCGCCGCGCGCCGTATCGTCGAGGGAGCGCAGTACGTACAGTCCGGCGCGTGGAAGACCTGGGGACCGATGACGCTGCTCGGCCAGGACGTGCACGGCGCGACGCTGGGCATCGTCGGCATGGGGCGCATTGGGCAGGCGATGGCGCGGCGCGGGCGCGGCTTCGACATGCGCGTGCTGTATAGCGGCGGTCAGCCTGACGAGCAGATGGAGGCGGAGCAGGTCGAACTGGACGATCTGCTGCGCCAGTCGGACTTCGTGAGCCTGCACGTTCCTCTGACACCAAAGACGCGCGGCTTGATCGGCGCGCGCGAGCTGGCGTTGATGAAGCCGACCGCGATCCTGATCAACACGGCGCGCGGCCCGATCGTGGACTCGGCAGCGCTGCACGACGCGCTGGCGAATGGCACGATCGCGTACGCGGCGCTCGACGTGACCGACCCGGAGCCAATCCCGCCGGACGATCCGCTGTTGGCGCTGGATAACTGCCTGATCATCCCGCACCTGGGCAGCGCCAGCCACGCCACGCGCGGCAAGATGGCGCGCATGGCGGCTGAAAACCTGCTGGCCGGGCTGCGCGGCGAGCGCCTGCCAACGTGTGTAAATCCGGGCGTGTACGGGGACCAGGCCCGCGCCGCCTGTGACGACTGA
- a CDS encoding sugar kinase has translation MSKKVITFGEIMMRLSPPGHLRFAQTNTFDVTYGGGEANVAVSLANYGVPVDFVTRLPKNDLGDAAIQSLRGYGVGTGYIARGGGRVGIYFLEHGSMQRGSKVVYDRAGSSIATIEPGTIDWASVFQGADWFHWTGITPAISEGTAAVTAEAIRAAKDAGLTVSCDLNYRKKLWGWGRTASDVMPELVQYCDVAIGNEEDAEKVFGIQAPETDVTAGKVEADKYRFVCEALHERFPALKTVAITLRGSISASHNTWSAVLWHEGAFHTGRQYDITHIVDRVGGGDSFMGGLIYGLRTYGEDRQRALEFAIAASCLKHSIFGDVNLVTVDEVEKLMGGDASGRVSR, from the coding sequence ATGTCGAAAAAAGTGATCACGTTTGGCGAGATCATGATGCGCCTGTCTCCGCCCGGCCATCTGCGGTTCGCGCAGACCAACACTTTTGACGTGACCTATGGCGGCGGTGAAGCGAACGTCGCCGTGTCGCTGGCGAATTACGGCGTGCCGGTGGACTTCGTAACGCGTCTGCCCAAGAACGACCTGGGCGACGCGGCAATCCAGTCGCTGCGCGGGTATGGCGTCGGGACCGGGTACATCGCGCGCGGCGGGGGCCGCGTGGGCATTTACTTTTTGGAGCACGGATCGATGCAGCGCGGCAGCAAGGTCGTGTATGATCGCGCCGGGTCGTCGATTGCCACCATCGAGCCGGGTACGATCGATTGGGCGAGCGTCTTCCAGGGTGCGGACTGGTTCCACTGGACTGGCATCACGCCTGCGATCAGCGAGGGCACGGCGGCGGTGACGGCGGAAGCGATCCGCGCGGCCAAAGACGCCGGGCTGACCGTCTCGTGCGACCTGAACTACCGCAAGAAGCTGTGGGGCTGGGGCCGCACGGCCAGCGACGTCATGCCGGAGCTGGTGCAGTATTGTGATGTCGCCATCGGCAACGAGGAAGACGCCGAGAAGGTGTTCGGCATCCAGGCGCCCGAAACGGACGTGACGGCGGGCAAGGTCGAGGCGGACAAGTACCGTTTTGTGTGCGAGGCCCTGCACGAGCGCTTCCCCGCGCTGAAGACGGTGGCGATCACACTGCGCGGCTCGATCTCGGCCAGCCACAATACGTGGTCCGCCGTGCTGTGGCATGAGGGCGCGTTCCACACGGGCCGCCAGTATGACATCACGCACATCGTCGATCGCGTGGGCGGCGGTGACTCGTTCATGGGTGGGCTGATTTACGGCCTGCGCACCTACGGCGAGGATCGCCAGAGGGCGCTGGAGTTTGCGATCGCGGCGTCATGCCTCAAGCACTCGATTTTTGGAGACGTCAACCTTGTGACGGTGGACGAGGTCGAGAAGCTGATGGGCGGCGACGCGTCGGGGCGTGTCTCGCGCTAG
- the pckA gene encoding phosphoenolpyruvate carboxykinase (ATP): MSDLLHGTSPTHHQVGSKSDYGLDRHGLTNLKTAYWNLPTATLYEEIIARGEGSLSHLGPIVLASGKHTARSAQDKYIVREPSTEDKIWWGEQNRPVSPETFDSLYSRIQDYVQGRELFVQDCYVGADPDYRLPVRVISEYAWHGLFARNMFLLPDSEEAYRSHVPDFTVVAVPGFKADPERDGLRSSTFIMLNFAKRMCIIGDTGYSGEIKKSVFTLMNFLLPLQNVMTMHCAANIGQDGGSALFFGLSGTGKTTLSADPSRGLIGDDEHGWSENGVFNFEGGCYAKVIRLSLTAEPEIYAATRRFGTILENVAYDPVTRRVNLDDASITENTRASYPLDYIANAVDEKRGGHPKDIVLLTCDAQGVLPPIARLSTDQTLYHFISGYTSKVGGTEVGLGKEPQITFSTCFGAPFMVHHPSTYAALLKDKLERHGATCWLLNTGWVGGPFGVGHRISIQHTRALLNAALDGLLDAVEYYEDPIFGFEVPKFAPGVPEDVLYPAQAWASQDTYWQKYRELAARFAENFAKFEDACSPEVRAAGPVVEESSAAGA; encoded by the coding sequence ATGAGTGATCTGCTGCACGGCACCTCTCCAACGCACCATCAGGTCGGCTCCAAAAGCGACTACGGATTGGATCGTCACGGCTTGACCAATCTCAAAACCGCCTACTGGAACCTGCCGACCGCAACGCTGTACGAGGAAATCATCGCGCGCGGTGAAGGCAGCCTCAGCCACCTCGGCCCGATCGTGCTCGCGTCCGGCAAGCACACCGCGCGTTCCGCGCAGGACAAGTACATCGTGCGCGAGCCGAGTACCGAAGACAAAATCTGGTGGGGCGAACAGAACCGCCCGGTCAGCCCGGAGACGTTCGACAGCCTCTACAGCCGCATTCAGGACTACGTGCAGGGCCGGGAGCTGTTCGTGCAGGACTGTTATGTCGGCGCGGACCCGGACTACCGGTTGCCGGTGCGCGTGATCAGCGAATACGCGTGGCACGGCCTGTTCGCGCGTAACATGTTTCTGCTGCCCGACAGCGAAGAAGCGTACCGCAGCCACGTACCGGACTTTACCGTGGTGGCCGTGCCCGGCTTCAAAGCAGATCCGGAGCGCGACGGTCTGCGCTCCAGCACGTTCATTATGCTCAACTTCGCCAAGCGCATGTGCATTATCGGCGACACGGGCTACAGCGGCGAGATCAAGAAGTCGGTCTTCACACTGATGAACTTCCTGCTGCCGTTGCAAAACGTCATGACCATGCACTGCGCGGCCAACATCGGCCAGGACGGCGGCTCCGCGCTGTTCTTCGGCCTCAGCGGCACAGGCAAGACCACTCTCTCCGCCGACCCGTCGCGTGGCCTCATCGGCGACGACGAGCACGGCTGGAGCGAGAACGGCGTGTTCAACTTCGAAGGCGGCTGCTATGCCAAAGTGATCCGGCTCTCGCTCACCGCCGAGCCGGAAATCTACGCGGCAACGCGACGCTTCGGCACGATCCTCGAAAATGTGGCGTACGACCCTGTCACGCGCCGCGTAAATCTGGACGACGCTTCGATCACCGAAAACACGCGTGCGTCTTACCCGCTGGACTACATCGCCAACGCGGTGGACGAAAAGCGCGGCGGGCATCCGAAGGACATCGTGCTGCTGACCTGCGACGCGCAAGGCGTGCTGCCGCCCATCGCGCGGCTCTCGACGGACCAGACGCTCTACCACTTCATTTCCGGCTACACGTCCAAAGTCGGCGGAACGGAAGTGGGTCTGGGCAAGGAGCCGCAGATCACGTTCAGCACATGCTTCGGCGCACCGTTCATGGTCCACCACCCCAGCACCTACGCCGCGCTGCTCAAGGACAAACTGGAGCGCCACGGCGCGACCTGCTGGCTGCTCAACACGGGCTGGGTCGGCGGGCCGTTCGGCGTCGGACACCGCATCAGCATCCAACACACACGCGCACTGCTGAACGCCGCGCTCGACGGGCTGCTGGACGCCGTGGAATATTACGAGGACCCAATCTTCGGCTTCGAGGTGCCCAAGTTCGCCCCTGGCGTGCCGGAAGACGTGCTCTACCCTGCCCAGGCATGGGCCAGCCAGGACACCTACTGGCAGAAGTACCGCGAGCTGGCGGCGCGTTTCGCCGAGAATTTTGCTAAGTTCGAGGACGCCTGCTCGCCGGAAGTCCGCGCCGCTGGGCCGGTCGTGGAAGAAAGTTCTGCGGCTGGCGCGTAG
- a CDS encoding pyridoxal phosphate-dependent aminotransferase: MNLSQMARSIAPSPTLRLSEQARLLREQGEPVIHLGVGEPKNKAPRAAIERASALLDEGHIKYGPTAGQPSLKEAIVGYTGVFYGRHVAPDNTIVSASAKQSIYNALLSIVNPGDEVIVLAPYWVSYPEMIRLVYGVPVIVPLHDAAFEPQIEAVEAALTDATKAIIVNSPNNPSGAVYSGDFIAALVDLAERHALYLIMDDIYHRLVFDGNNAPSAYRYTQRDVDDSTIIVINGISKSYGMTGFRIGWAVAARQVVEVMTAIQGQIITCPSPLTQAAAEGALTGAQDVVEDLRRTMHGNRDAMLHELSAIPGVRVTKPAGTFYCLPDFSACHPSSEALADLLLHKALVVTVPGKAFGAEGHLRLSFSGNRDDLIEGIRRIKWALDPSEPNEIYVGDHKLVRD, translated from the coding sequence AGCCGAAGAACAAAGCGCCGCGCGCCGCTATCGAACGCGCATCGGCGCTGCTGGACGAGGGCCACATCAAGTATGGTCCCACCGCCGGGCAGCCATCGCTCAAAGAAGCCATCGTCGGCTATACCGGCGTCTTTTATGGGCGGCATGTCGCGCCCGACAACACGATCGTCTCCGCCAGTGCGAAACAGTCGATCTACAATGCGCTGCTGTCGATCGTGAATCCGGGCGACGAGGTGATCGTGCTGGCGCCCTATTGGGTCAGCTACCCGGAGATGATCCGGCTGGTGTACGGCGTGCCGGTGATCGTGCCGCTGCACGACGCGGCTTTCGAGCCGCAGATCGAGGCAGTCGAGGCGGCCTTGACGGACGCGACTAAAGCGATCATCGTTAACAGCCCGAACAACCCGTCCGGCGCGGTTTACTCCGGGGATTTCATCGCCGCCCTGGTCGATCTGGCAGAGCGTCACGCCCTCTACCTGATCATGGACGACATCTACCACCGGTTGGTGTTCGATGGCAACAACGCACCGTCCGCTTACCGTTACACACAGCGCGACGTGGACGACAGCACGATTATCGTCATCAACGGCATCTCGAAGTCGTATGGCATGACGGGGTTTCGCATCGGGTGGGCGGTCGCCGCGCGGCAGGTGGTCGAAGTGATGACCGCCATCCAGGGGCAGATCATCACCTGCCCGTCACCGCTCACCCAGGCCGCCGCCGAGGGCGCGCTGACTGGCGCCCAGGACGTGGTGGAAGATTTGCGCCGGACCATGCACGGCAATCGCGACGCCATGCTGCACGAGCTGAGCGCCATTCCTGGCGTGCGCGTGACCAAACCGGCAGGGACATTCTACTGCCTGCCCGACTTCAGCGCCTGCCATCCCAGCTCGGAGGCGTTGGCGGACCTGCTGCTGCACAAGGCGCTGGTCGTGACGGTGCCCGGCAAGGCGTTCGGCGCCGAAGGTCACCTGCGTCTGAGTTTTTCGGGTAATCGGGACGATCTGATCGAGGGCATCCGCCGCATCAAGTGGGCGCTCGATCCGTCAGAGCCGAACGAAATTTACGTCGGAGACCATAAATTAGTGAGGGATTAG